In the Telopea speciosissima isolate NSW1024214 ecotype Mountain lineage chromosome 6, Tspe_v1, whole genome shotgun sequence genome, gatttgacaaaacccttgcGTGTTCTAACAAGAACGCCACAAGTGGGACACCATTGTCCTTTGAGACGATGTTGAACCTCCCTGTCTTCTCCAATACTTCTCTTGGCACTATCATATTTTCCCTACAGCTCTCCATGACATTCTTGTAGCCTTGAACATATAATTACATACCCAAGAGTTCTTAGTGTTTGTTCAGAAAGTAATATACTATTACCTTATTTGCCCAGTTCAAAACTAGGGTTGCATTAGTAATACACTCATTACTCACCTCATAACCCAAACGAATTAGTTGATAATATTGAGCATTCACTGGACTAGAACCTGCAATGTTTACAATGCAATAAAGGGCCAATTAATGACCAATTCAGGTGGCAATTAGGGGTATAAGTTTGGCCCTAACGCACTGAGCCCGCCatgagcccgaacaaggcctaggttgagatatcttggccctaAGAGCGCATTAGGATTGCAAATTTCTAGCCCTAAGTCACAGCCTAGCCTGGCCAGGGTTAAGGCCTCAGGCtgagcccgacccgaccctgtcttcttcttcatgttctttattttttgttttctctcttccttcttcttcctcttcccagcTAGGCCAgccctatcccccccccccagatgattagggccaatcagggtcagccttCGAACCATGAggacgggtcagggttggatttttctgatcCTGAGTCttggcctgggcccagctaaggggactcagggttggactagggttttaaaaggcccggcccaacccgaccctgttgcagccctaggtgGCTGGTGGCATGTGTAGTTTGACTTCGATTTTACATGATAGATTATGGGAGGACCTAATTACCTTTAGAGAAGTTGAGGGTGAAGGTGGGTTGATCAGTCCCAAGGTAATTGATGTGGAAAATGAGTTCCTCAGGCAAGTCTTCGATGACCCACCCAATACCGGCATAGACAAGACCGTATTTGTGGCCACTAACGTTGATGCTCTTAACCAACGGCAAACGGAAGTCCCATTCAAGCTCTGGGTAAAGGAATGGTGCAATGAATCCACCAGTAGCTTCATCAACATGAATTGGGGCATCCCATCTGTAACAAGGTAAGATATACTTTTATCAGTTTGTGTAAACCATAATTTCAATCTCAGAAACTGGGTGAACTAGCCATGTATGGGTTATTGGTCTACGTAATCTCAGCCCGGTTCACAATTGGACCAGTTGGGTTTCTTCAAGATGTACTAGTAGGAGGATACATACCctgtttgtttgttcttttctaCCAAGAGGTCATTCAATCGCTTGACATCTTCGAACTCTCCGTTAAGGGTCGAACCCAAAATTGCAGTGACACAGATGGTGTTCTCATCAACCATTTCGACAGCTTTATCAGGGTCCATCCCATAGTAGCCTTCCCTAAGCTTCACCTCCTTCAGCTCAACTTCAAAATACCTTGCAAATTTCTTCCAGCAGACCTAAAACCATAAACCAGACCATTCATTGTGAGTGAAGAAAGACAAGGACATAAGGTAGCTTGGACAGGCCCAGTTTCTAAACCTCTCATAAGGCCCATGGGTTACATTGGGCCTTCAGGGCCCATTAAATCCATGCTAGTAACTAGAAAAGCCATTCTAGGGATATGACACATAGATGTTTCCTATCTTAAAAACCACATGGCTAATATAAATAACCAGTGGAACTAGACCTTGGTGCAATGTACTTCCAAACCCGTATGTGctttcttgcattttttttttttttaagattttgaaaTATACCTACCTCTGAACACCAATCCAATTGTTGAGACATGTAGCCTCATTTGTGGGCATTTTAATCGATTctactcttttctttttgggtttgaaagaTAATTTGAAGCTTGTACAATGTACCAATCATATATGTATTTCGAGGGGGAAGTTTTCTTTCATCACACGATGAAGGAACCGTATGGCCATCAATGGTTGTACTTCTCTGTCTTTATTTGTGAATGATCGAATATACCCCTTGAATGTTGTGTGATTCCTATGGACACTAATCGAAGGCCTTGTCAAGGGATTCTCCCAATCCCTTGATcgtggttgaaggaaaacttggtcatTGTTTTGAAAGAATTCTATTAATAGGATATTGGTAAACAATTGCGATCATTATAAATCAAACTTATTAtgttaattttcttttaaaaatgagaaaaatcttgttgtaactaagGTTAGTGAAAAAACAATTAAGTTTActcttttgcccttttagtataacatttttttttttttaaatatagtacatttttttcaataatttcaCCGAAAAAAAATGCATTGAGTAATGAGTATTGCATtaataattttcaaattattgaaaatccttttttacccttacattaaataatttttgggaaTAAGGCGTAAAGACGAAGGGCAATTAAAACAATATTACAACTTTTTAATTCACCACTTTCATGACAACATGTTATTCCgtttaaaaatatatacattTGGAGCATACATTCACTAACTGCTATATTAGAAATCTTGCAAGGTTAGTGGAAACTCATAAGATAACTTATCAACTGTTTATCTCATCGCACAACACCAATACTATTATACTAGTAGTACAAACGGTTAATAGAGATTAGGGAAAAGCAATGCTAATCGGTGTTGCGGTGCGGCATGTACCTGCACCCAGGTACAACCACGCGCAAAATGATCGACTAACACTCCCTTGGTCCTTTCCGCCTTCTAGAGGTGTGCTGATCATTTCACACGCAGCTGTGCCTGGTCGGTGCAATTACACGTCACGCTACGGcaccggttagcattctttatCCCTAGAGATTAATTGCAATCAAGATTCTTAACATGTTCTTTTGAAAAACCTTGTCTTTTCTCCAAAGAAAGCGGTCACGTTGTCTTTAACCCTCAAAATTAACAAATATATAATTGAGATTTCAGAAGAATAGATATTAAACGATTCTATCCTAGATAAAcggagttcggttcctctgcacgtaccaataggtgaacgtacatgtgagagtcaatcacattttaattttgtttccataaaaacccctcgtccccttgtaaatggcaaaaataggacaggtggttagctctcacatgtacgttcacttgTTGGTACGTGCAGGTGATCCATTCTCAGATAAATGTAGgattttatgttttcaaaaagATTCCTTTTTTGAAAagttaaaagtttaaaaatatgaaaaccCCTTccccctactttgttttgtttgaaagCACTTGTGTATGGTGACTTGAACCATGGACCTCTTGTGTAGACTTGTAAGGAAAAATTGAAAAGGCACAAAAACCACTTCAAGTTTAGTCCCACGTTGGTTATAGACATGTGGAATGGTGAATTCATAACTGTTCATGTAGCTTACAAGGTACATAGCTAGAGTTCCCAAGGGAAGTCTCCCTTGTCCCATATGTGAGGTTGTGGCTTTATATAATTCGTTTTTGGTAAAAGAGACATACATGCACCCATGCATCCTTATCCTACATGCATTAGGCATATATTGTATACACATGTACCCATATGTAGGGACATTGTATATACATACACCTATTTGTAGGGTTTCTGTATATGGGGTCTTACATACTTGTACGTGTACGAAAGTATGTAGAGATACATCCATACATAAGGttctctgctttctctctttaaAACAGTGTTGTTTCTTACTCTGTTTTATTcgtctttcttcttttggacTACTGAGCATTATCTTTGGATACTCTGTACTGTAATCACACTTAGGGTGTTGCCATTCGAATACTCTGTACTGTAATCACACTTGGGATGATACCATTTGTGATTGAAGTGGTTTTATCTTGGAGTTGAGAACATAAAGGTCAACCCGGTTCTGCACACTTTTGGGGCATTCAATTACCTTAAGGAAAATACGCGTTGTATGACTACTGATTTTAATACTTTGATTGTTGTCAGCAAGAGACAAGTCACTTTGAAATTGACCTCGGGGAAGACATTAATTTTGGTTAATGGTCTTAAGGTTCCTGAAATAAGAAGCAACTTGGTGTCAGGACCACTTTTTAATAAGGCTGGATTTAAGTTGTCCTTTGAATCTGACAAGATGATATAGTTAAGAATGATGTATTTGTGGGAAAAGGTTACTTGAGTGATATGGGCTCTTTGTATTAAATGTTTCTGATTCAATGAATGAAATACCTAAATGGAACCAACGGTCATTAATCAAAAAACCATGCCAACAACCGTATCAAAGGAGATCATGCCATAACAAATGAGTCTCTGATGCAGTGAGTGCATTCTATGGTTAAGAATAAGGGGAGAATTTAATCTCACATCGGCCATGTAGTGTACGACAGTTTGGCTTATAACTTTGAAAGGACTTTTTCACCTTAAAAGTCAGACTTTTGGATTGGATGCCATCAAATGATATCAGAGTGGGTTGTCCGTGCACTGATCATGGGAGAACCCATGTCCAAAATTGGGAGATCTGACTCGGTAACTGCGCTTCATGACCAAGAATGGGATAAGCACTGAGACAAGTTTCACTTGTGAAACCCCACCCATTCTCGAATTGGATCCCACATGATGAATGCCATTTGGGCGGCTCACACCCATTCTCGTACATTCTCATACGATAATGAAAACCCAGctggttcttttatttattttttaatttatttaattaactaTTTGACAAagtcaaaacctgattttccaacc is a window encoding:
- the LOC122664421 gene encoding LOW QUALITY PROTEIN: glutamate decarboxylase-like (The sequence of the model RefSeq protein was modified relative to this genomic sequence to represent the inferred CDS: substituted 2 bases at 2 genomic stop codons), producing MSQQLDWCSEVCWKKFARYFEVELKEVKLREGYYGMDPDKAVEMVDENTICVTAILGSTLNGEFEDVKRLNDLLVEKNKQTGWDAPIHVDEATGGFIAPFLYPELEWDFRLPLVKSINVSGHKYGLVYAGIGWVIEDLPEELIFHINYLGTDQPTFTLNFSKGSSPVNAQYYQLIRLGYEVSNECITNATLVLNWANKVIVYYFLNKHXELLGMXLYVQGYKNVMESCRENMIVPREVLEKTGRFNIVSKDNGVPLVASLLRTTNRTMSFRFQTC